The region CGGGAGGCAGACCGATGGCGACTCCACCCCGGCCGGGACGGCGACCCCCGTCGCTGTCGCCGTCCCGCTGGCCGACCCCGCCCCGGCGCGGTACGGCACTCCGCCTGGCCCTGGCCGCCCTGCTGCTCGCCCTCGCCGCCGGGGTGCTCTACGCCCGCGAGCCGCAGTCTCCCTGCCCCCGGGCCACCGCCGCCGGACCGGACGCGTCACCCCCGGCCGGCGCCGCCGACCCGCCCGGCCACCCGTCATCGGGTCCCGGCTCGTCAGCGACTCCCCCGGCACCGCCGCCCGACCCGGCGCCGCCGGCCGGTGCCGGACTGCCCGCCGGTTCGGCGCCGTCGGGCGGGGACAGGTTGCCG is a window of Micromonospora sp. NBC_01699 DNA encoding:
- a CDS encoding flagellar biosynthesis protein FlgA, producing MATPPRPGRRPPSLSPSRWPTPPRRGTALRLALAALLLALAAGVLYAREPQSPCPRATAAGPDASPPAGAADPPGHPSSGPGSSATPPAPPPDPAPPAGAGLPAGSAPSGGDRLPLPAGTVGVPIRLTEPAALAVVRPGTRVDLLAAGTGSRPTGPTLVAARAVVLDVLTADAAPDGTGALYLALTPGEAHRAIALPDDTRFAIMVRE